From Dermochelys coriacea isolate rDerCor1 chromosome 23, rDerCor1.pri.v4, whole genome shotgun sequence, one genomic window encodes:
- the CCDC9 gene encoding coiled-coil domain-containing protein 9 isoform X4 produces the protein MSATLDLKSKEEKDAELDKRIEALRKKNEALIKRYQEIEEDRKKAEQEGIAVTGSRRPRHSEGEPERKRADKDISITVQVLLSPGEKRVVSDRKSPGAPKASRGPGPRGVGRVGPYPSSRSPWAEQPDLSVWEGAGGGGGDGPSLAGRGRRPRGRGTAGAVTAAGEGGPDRKSKEWEERRRQNIEKMNEEMEKIAEYERNQRDGLQEKNPVRNFLDDPRRSGSFQEADRKEGSRRHVRNWGGPDFDKVKTGMEREKEWHAPGRRPGPKSGGPLDMTLSMTGRERAEYMRWKKEREQIDQERLARHRKPTGQWCREWDAEKTDTMFKEGCGTAPEPDPGARRDENKLPPKPPTFGEFLSEHRAERRRKGRGRPAPTKPYSMHDNRWEEKDEGPVAEELDPRHEELQQAEGLAPQLPPETQQPPDEDEDQWEDVSEEDDEGHLGSSGEEEEVPPVGSPKAPRALKVGRGPAPKLDMPPPGAHGGLSKALSPFSPAEGYQPVSDWGEEMELNSPRGSVGDSALQGPGPAPQAQGAGPPGESAGPSPPAAEPGGHPGRWGTAEPAEAGRQEEPARAGESMMLAAPGSTERRELATPAAGSLEELGVPAMQGAKEALSQLEAELAPGVVQITDVERDNGEP, from the exons ATG TCGGCCACGCTGGACCTGAAGTCAAAGGAGGAGAAGGACGCAGAGCTGGACAAGCGCATTGAGGCGCTGCGCAAGAAGAACGAGGCGCTCATCAAGCGCTACCAg GAGATCGAAGAGGATCGGAAGAAGGCGGAGCAGGAAGGCATCGCGGTGACGGGCTCACGCCGGCCGCGCCACTCCGAGGGGGAGCCTGAGAGGAAGCGGGCGGACAAGGACATCTCCATCACTGTCCAGGTCTTGCTGTCCCCCGGG GAGAAGCGTGTGGTCAGTGACAGGAAGTCCCCCGGCGCGCCCAAGGCCAGCCGTGGCCCCGGTCCCCGGGGCGTGGGGCGGGTCGGCCCGTACCCCTCCAGCCGGTCGCCGTGGGCGGAGCAGCCTGACCTGTCTgtctgggaaggggcaggaggtggtggaggggaTGGGCCGTCTCTGGCCGGGCGAGGGCGCAGGCCGCGGGGCCGAGGAACGGCTGGCGCGGTCACGGCGGCAGGAGAAGGAGGTCCTGATAGGAAATCCAAG gagtgggaggagcgaaGGCGGCAGAACATCGAGAAGATGAACGAGGAGATGGAGAAGATTGCGGAGTATGAGCGGAACCAGCGG gACGGGCTGCAGGAGAAGAACCCGGTGCGAAATTTCCTGGATGACCCGCGGCGCAGTGGCTCCTTCCAGGAGGCCGACCGCAAGGAGGGGAGCCGGCGGCACGTCCGCAACTGGGGGGGGCCCGACTTTGACAAGGTCAAGACAGGCATGGAGCGGGAGAAGGAGTGGCATGCCCCG ggccgCCGGCCAGGCCCCAAGAGCGGGGGGCCGCTGGACATGACGCTGTCCATGACGGGCCGGGAGCGGGCCGAGTACATGCGCTGGAAGAAGGAGCGGGAGCAGATAGACCAGGAGCGGCTGGCTCGGCACCGCAAGCCCACGGGCCAGTGGTGCCGGGAGTGGGACGCCGAGAAGACGGACACCAT GTTTAAGGAGGGTTGTGGCACAGCACCGGAACCAGACCCGGGCGCCAGGCGTG ACGAGAACAAGCTCCCCCCCAAGCCGCCCACCTTCGGGGAGTTCCTGTCCGAGCACCGGGCCGAGCGCAGGAGGAAGGGCCGGGGCCGACCCGCGCCCACCAAGCCCTACAG CATGCACGACAACCGGTGGGAGGAAAAGGATGAGGGGCCGGTGGCTGAGGAGCTCGACCCCCGCCATGAGGAGCTGCag CAGGCGGAGGGGCtggccccccagctgccccctgagACCCAGCAGCCCCCCGATGAGGATGAGGACCAGTGGGAGGATGTCAGTGAGGAGGATGATGAAGGCCATCTCGGCTCGTCgggcgaggaggaggaggtgccccCCGTGGGATCCCCAAAAGCCCCACGGGCCCTGAAGGTTGGGCGGGGCCCAGCCCCCAAGCTGGACATGCCACCACCTGGAGCCCATGGAGGACTGAGCAAAGCCCtcagccccttctccccagctgAGGGCTACCAGCCTGTCTCAGACTGGGGCGAAGAGATGGAGCTGAACTCGCCCCGGGGCAGTGTGGGGGACAGTGCCCTGCAgggccctggccccgccccccaggcacagggggcagggccccCTGGAGAGTCTGCAG GGCCGAGCCCCCCAGCTGCGGAGCCAGGCGGGCACCCGGGCAGGTGGGGCACGGCCGAGCCCGCGGAGGCCGGACGGCAGGAGGAGCCGGCACGGGCGGGGGAATCGATGATGCTAGCAGCCCCTGGCAGCACGGAGAGGCGGGAGCTGGCCACCCCCGCAGCTGGGAGCCTTGAGGAGCTGGGGGTTCCTGCAATGCaag gaGCCAAGGAGGCCCTGAGCCAGCTGGAGGCGGAGCTGGCACCGGGCGTGGTGCAAATCACAGACGTGGAGCGG GATAATGGAGAGCCCTGA
- the LOC119847382 gene encoding translation initiation factor IF-2-like, protein MHPSTAQIPDTPGRASCSPPPRGSPLAAGACTSPNLSARGRAGADVTARGAVPASSPGSGWSPRATCCGFAGPGAAELPALVAHSRSLRGTQRPPSRPGRVHAAASSPSAMARPLQEGSRSEPTAALPGDPAFLLGGPVAMPPAVCPGSLALPPRLNCGFCPDGPTPCSLYRCVRGPEPPRSRSASSGARRWDAPETGRTRGSRAHGELRPMQDEGPNREQPPTEPAPEGAVSNGRLPREPLDPEHALGAQLRRMGDAFHQAHERQWQERQRQGALWARFYHFISQLLGAFYNMPVDVMAELQPN, encoded by the exons ATGCACCCCTCCACCGCTCAGATCCCTGACACCCCCGGACGCGCatcctgctccccgcccccccggggaTCCCCGCTCGCCGCAGGCGCCTGCACAAGCCCGAACTTGTCCGCGCGGGGGCGGGCCGGCGCTGACGTCACGGCCCGGGGGGCGGTGCCAGCCTCGAGCCCCGGGAGCGGCTGGAGTCCGCGCGCTACTTGCTGTGGCTTCGCTGGTCCCGGTGCAGCTGAGCTCCCCGCGCTCGTCGCGCACAGTCGGAGCCTCCGCGGGACCCAGCGACCCCCGAGCCGCCCCGGGAGGGTTCATGCAGCTGCA AGCTCACCGAGCGCCATGGCCAGACCACTGCAGGAGGGGAGCCGCTCTGAGCCGACAGCCGCCCTGCCAGGGGACCCAGCCTTCCTGCTGGGGGGGCCGGTGGCCATGCCGCCCGCCGTCTGCCCGGGCAGCCTTGCCCTGCCACCCCGGCTGaactgcggcttctgccctgaCGGCCCCACTCCCTGCTCGCTCTACCGCTGTGTCCGGGGGCCGGAGCCCCCCAGGAGCCGCAGCGCCAGCAGCGGTGCCAGGCGCTGGGACGCTCCTGAAACTGGCAGGACCAGGGGCAGCAGGGCACATG GAGAGCTCCGGCCCATGCAGGATGAGGGGCCCAACAGAGAGCAGCCCCccacagagccagccccagaggGCGCAGTGTCCAACGGCCGCCTCCCCAGGGAGCCTCTGGACCCGGAGCACGCGCTGGGGGCCCAGCTGCGGCGCATGGGTGACGCCTTCCACCAGGCCCATGAGAGGCAG TGGCAGGAGCGGCAGCGACAAGGTGCCCTCTGGGCCCGTTTCTACCACTTCATCTCTCAGCTGTTGGGCGCCTTCTACAACATGCCCGTGGACGTGATGGCTGAGTTGCAGCCCAACTAG
- the CCDC9 gene encoding coiled-coil domain-containing protein 9 isoform X1 — protein MWGPATWWSGRSAAGGAAGTEPPGPAQEMSATLDLKSKEEKDAELDKRIEALRKKNEALIKRYQEIEEDRKKAEQEGIAVTGSRRPRHSEGEPERKRADKDISITVQVLLSPGEKRVVSDRKSPGAPKASRGPGPRGVGRVGPYPSSRSPWAEQPDLSVWEGAGGGGGDGPSLAGRGRRPRGRGTAGAVTAAGEGGPDRKSKEWEERRRQNIEKMNEEMEKIAEYERNQRDGLQEKNPVRNFLDDPRRSGSFQEADRKEGSRRHVRNWGGPDFDKVKTGMEREKEWHAPGRRPGPKSGGPLDMTLSMTGRERAEYMRWKKEREQIDQERLARHRKPTGQWCREWDAEKTDTMFKEGCGTAPEPDPGARRDENKLPPKPPTFGEFLSEHRAERRRKGRGRPAPTKPYSMHDNRWEEKDEGPVAEELDPRHEELQQAEGLAPQLPPETQQPPDEDEDQWEDVSEEDDEGHLGSSGEEEEVPPVGSPKAPRALKVGRGPAPKLDMPPPGAHGGLSKALSPFSPAEGYQPVSDWGEEMELNSPRGSVGDSALQGPGPAPQAQGAGPPGESAGPSPPAAEPGGHPGRWGTAEPAEAGRQEEPARAGESMMLAAPGSTERRELATPAAGSLEELGVPAMQGAKEALSQLEAELAPGVVQITDVERDNGEP, from the exons ATGTGGGGCCCAGCCACGtggtggagtgggaggagcgCGGCAGGGGGAGCGGCGGGGACAG agccgcccggcccggcccaggaGATG TCGGCCACGCTGGACCTGAAGTCAAAGGAGGAGAAGGACGCAGAGCTGGACAAGCGCATTGAGGCGCTGCGCAAGAAGAACGAGGCGCTCATCAAGCGCTACCAg GAGATCGAAGAGGATCGGAAGAAGGCGGAGCAGGAAGGCATCGCGGTGACGGGCTCACGCCGGCCGCGCCACTCCGAGGGGGAGCCTGAGAGGAAGCGGGCGGACAAGGACATCTCCATCACTGTCCAGGTCTTGCTGTCCCCCGGG GAGAAGCGTGTGGTCAGTGACAGGAAGTCCCCCGGCGCGCCCAAGGCCAGCCGTGGCCCCGGTCCCCGGGGCGTGGGGCGGGTCGGCCCGTACCCCTCCAGCCGGTCGCCGTGGGCGGAGCAGCCTGACCTGTCTgtctgggaaggggcaggaggtggtggaggggaTGGGCCGTCTCTGGCCGGGCGAGGGCGCAGGCCGCGGGGCCGAGGAACGGCTGGCGCGGTCACGGCGGCAGGAGAAGGAGGTCCTGATAGGAAATCCAAG gagtgggaggagcgaaGGCGGCAGAACATCGAGAAGATGAACGAGGAGATGGAGAAGATTGCGGAGTATGAGCGGAACCAGCGG gACGGGCTGCAGGAGAAGAACCCGGTGCGAAATTTCCTGGATGACCCGCGGCGCAGTGGCTCCTTCCAGGAGGCCGACCGCAAGGAGGGGAGCCGGCGGCACGTCCGCAACTGGGGGGGGCCCGACTTTGACAAGGTCAAGACAGGCATGGAGCGGGAGAAGGAGTGGCATGCCCCG ggccgCCGGCCAGGCCCCAAGAGCGGGGGGCCGCTGGACATGACGCTGTCCATGACGGGCCGGGAGCGGGCCGAGTACATGCGCTGGAAGAAGGAGCGGGAGCAGATAGACCAGGAGCGGCTGGCTCGGCACCGCAAGCCCACGGGCCAGTGGTGCCGGGAGTGGGACGCCGAGAAGACGGACACCAT GTTTAAGGAGGGTTGTGGCACAGCACCGGAACCAGACCCGGGCGCCAGGCGTG ACGAGAACAAGCTCCCCCCCAAGCCGCCCACCTTCGGGGAGTTCCTGTCCGAGCACCGGGCCGAGCGCAGGAGGAAGGGCCGGGGCCGACCCGCGCCCACCAAGCCCTACAG CATGCACGACAACCGGTGGGAGGAAAAGGATGAGGGGCCGGTGGCTGAGGAGCTCGACCCCCGCCATGAGGAGCTGCag CAGGCGGAGGGGCtggccccccagctgccccctgagACCCAGCAGCCCCCCGATGAGGATGAGGACCAGTGGGAGGATGTCAGTGAGGAGGATGATGAAGGCCATCTCGGCTCGTCgggcgaggaggaggaggtgccccCCGTGGGATCCCCAAAAGCCCCACGGGCCCTGAAGGTTGGGCGGGGCCCAGCCCCCAAGCTGGACATGCCACCACCTGGAGCCCATGGAGGACTGAGCAAAGCCCtcagccccttctccccagctgAGGGCTACCAGCCTGTCTCAGACTGGGGCGAAGAGATGGAGCTGAACTCGCCCCGGGGCAGTGTGGGGGACAGTGCCCTGCAgggccctggccccgccccccaggcacagggggcagggccccCTGGAGAGTCTGCAG GGCCGAGCCCCCCAGCTGCGGAGCCAGGCGGGCACCCGGGCAGGTGGGGCACGGCCGAGCCCGCGGAGGCCGGACGGCAGGAGGAGCCGGCACGGGCGGGGGAATCGATGATGCTAGCAGCCCCTGGCAGCACGGAGAGGCGGGAGCTGGCCACCCCCGCAGCTGGGAGCCTTGAGGAGCTGGGGGTTCCTGCAATGCaag gaGCCAAGGAGGCCCTGAGCCAGCTGGAGGCGGAGCTGGCACCGGGCGTGGTGCAAATCACAGACGTGGAGCGG GATAATGGAGAGCCCTGA
- the CCDC9 gene encoding coiled-coil domain-containing protein 9 isoform X3, which translates to MWGPATWWSGRSAAGGAAGTEPPGPAQEMSATLDLKSKEEKDAELDKRIEALRKKNEALIKRYQEIEEDRKKAEQEGIAVTGSRRPRHSEGEPERKRADKDISITVQEKRVVSDRKSPGAPKASRGPGPRGVGRVGPYPSSRSPWAEQPDLSVWEGAGGGGGDGPSLAGRGRRPRGRGTAGAVTAAGEGGPDRKSKEWEERRRQNIEKMNEEMEKIAEYERNQRDGLQEKNPVRNFLDDPRRSGSFQEADRKEGSRRHVRNWGGPDFDKVKTGMEREKEWHAPGRRPGPKSGGPLDMTLSMTGRERAEYMRWKKEREQIDQERLARHRKPTGQWCREWDAEKTDTMFKEGCGTAPEPDPGARRDENKLPPKPPTFGEFLSEHRAERRRKGRGRPAPTKPYSMHDNRWEEKDEGPVAEELDPRHEELQQAEGLAPQLPPETQQPPDEDEDQWEDVSEEDDEGHLGSSGEEEEVPPVGSPKAPRALKVGRGPAPKLDMPPPGAHGGLSKALSPFSPAEGYQPVSDWGEEMELNSPRGSVGDSALQGPGPAPQAQGAGPPGESAGPSPPAAEPGGHPGRWGTAEPAEAGRQEEPARAGESMMLAAPGSTERRELATPAAGSLEELGVPAMQGAKEALSQLEAELAPGVVQITDVERDNGEP; encoded by the exons ATGTGGGGCCCAGCCACGtggtggagtgggaggagcgCGGCAGGGGGAGCGGCGGGGACAG agccgcccggcccggcccaggaGATG TCGGCCACGCTGGACCTGAAGTCAAAGGAGGAGAAGGACGCAGAGCTGGACAAGCGCATTGAGGCGCTGCGCAAGAAGAACGAGGCGCTCATCAAGCGCTACCAg GAGATCGAAGAGGATCGGAAGAAGGCGGAGCAGGAAGGCATCGCGGTGACGGGCTCACGCCGGCCGCGCCACTCCGAGGGGGAGCCTGAGAGGAAGCGGGCGGACAAGGACATCTCCATCACTGTCCAG GAGAAGCGTGTGGTCAGTGACAGGAAGTCCCCCGGCGCGCCCAAGGCCAGCCGTGGCCCCGGTCCCCGGGGCGTGGGGCGGGTCGGCCCGTACCCCTCCAGCCGGTCGCCGTGGGCGGAGCAGCCTGACCTGTCTgtctgggaaggggcaggaggtggtggaggggaTGGGCCGTCTCTGGCCGGGCGAGGGCGCAGGCCGCGGGGCCGAGGAACGGCTGGCGCGGTCACGGCGGCAGGAGAAGGAGGTCCTGATAGGAAATCCAAG gagtgggaggagcgaaGGCGGCAGAACATCGAGAAGATGAACGAGGAGATGGAGAAGATTGCGGAGTATGAGCGGAACCAGCGG gACGGGCTGCAGGAGAAGAACCCGGTGCGAAATTTCCTGGATGACCCGCGGCGCAGTGGCTCCTTCCAGGAGGCCGACCGCAAGGAGGGGAGCCGGCGGCACGTCCGCAACTGGGGGGGGCCCGACTTTGACAAGGTCAAGACAGGCATGGAGCGGGAGAAGGAGTGGCATGCCCCG ggccgCCGGCCAGGCCCCAAGAGCGGGGGGCCGCTGGACATGACGCTGTCCATGACGGGCCGGGAGCGGGCCGAGTACATGCGCTGGAAGAAGGAGCGGGAGCAGATAGACCAGGAGCGGCTGGCTCGGCACCGCAAGCCCACGGGCCAGTGGTGCCGGGAGTGGGACGCCGAGAAGACGGACACCAT GTTTAAGGAGGGTTGTGGCACAGCACCGGAACCAGACCCGGGCGCCAGGCGTG ACGAGAACAAGCTCCCCCCCAAGCCGCCCACCTTCGGGGAGTTCCTGTCCGAGCACCGGGCCGAGCGCAGGAGGAAGGGCCGGGGCCGACCCGCGCCCACCAAGCCCTACAG CATGCACGACAACCGGTGGGAGGAAAAGGATGAGGGGCCGGTGGCTGAGGAGCTCGACCCCCGCCATGAGGAGCTGCag CAGGCGGAGGGGCtggccccccagctgccccctgagACCCAGCAGCCCCCCGATGAGGATGAGGACCAGTGGGAGGATGTCAGTGAGGAGGATGATGAAGGCCATCTCGGCTCGTCgggcgaggaggaggaggtgccccCCGTGGGATCCCCAAAAGCCCCACGGGCCCTGAAGGTTGGGCGGGGCCCAGCCCCCAAGCTGGACATGCCACCACCTGGAGCCCATGGAGGACTGAGCAAAGCCCtcagccccttctccccagctgAGGGCTACCAGCCTGTCTCAGACTGGGGCGAAGAGATGGAGCTGAACTCGCCCCGGGGCAGTGTGGGGGACAGTGCCCTGCAgggccctggccccgccccccaggcacagggggcagggccccCTGGAGAGTCTGCAG GGCCGAGCCCCCCAGCTGCGGAGCCAGGCGGGCACCCGGGCAGGTGGGGCACGGCCGAGCCCGCGGAGGCCGGACGGCAGGAGGAGCCGGCACGGGCGGGGGAATCGATGATGCTAGCAGCCCCTGGCAGCACGGAGAGGCGGGAGCTGGCCACCCCCGCAGCTGGGAGCCTTGAGGAGCTGGGGGTTCCTGCAATGCaag gaGCCAAGGAGGCCCTGAGCCAGCTGGAGGCGGAGCTGGCACCGGGCGTGGTGCAAATCACAGACGTGGAGCGG GATAATGGAGAGCCCTGA
- the LOC119847292 gene encoding C5a anaphylatoxin chemotactic receptor 1, protein MSATELYGDYDPDSYPNFTAPNFDTLTPLPFQLTPVLWASLVLYSLVFLLGVPGNAAVIWVTGFGMKRTVNTVWFLNLAVADLLCCLALPFLVVPVARGNRWELGDFACKLLPSLTILNMFASVLLLTAISLDRCTLVTKPVWCQNHRTTRLAWGLSGAAWLLALLMTLPTFIFRTTYHKAFSDKVMCVMEYAPVSGYQTAIEVSIATFRFAAGFLVPFVVIATCYSLVLARVHRSRFTRSRKTIKVVLVVIVGFFVCWLPYHVVGLILAAHKPSMSLFIGASKVDPLIVGLAYINSCLNPIIYVIMGQDFKDRFQRSLKSILRNVLSEDSLHSTADSRKKTKSTLETKSTMEERSTGV, encoded by the coding sequence ATGAGTGCCACCGAGCTGTATGGTGACTATGATCCTGACTCGTACCCTAACTTCACTGCGCCCAACTTCGACACGCTGACTCCGCTGCCTTTCCAGCTGACCCCCGTCCTGTGGGCATCTCTGGTTCTCTACTCCCTCGTCTTCCTGCTGGGCGTGCCAGGGAACGCGGCTGTCATCTGGGTGACGGGCTTCGGGATGAAGCGCACGGTGAACACCGTTTGGTTCCTCAACCTGGCGGTGGCTGACCTCCTCTGCTGCCTGGCGCTGCCCTTCCTGGTCGTGCCCGTGGCCCGCGGCAACCGCTGGGAGCTGGGTGACTTCGCCTGCAAGCTGCTCCCATCCCTCACCATCCTGAACATGTTTGCCAGCGTCCTGCTCCTGACGGCCATCAGCCTGGACCGCTGCACCCTGGTGACCAAGCCCGTCTGGTGCCAGAACCACCGCACGACCCGGCTGGCCTGGGGCCTGAGCGGGGCAGCCTGGCTCCTGGCTCTGCTCATGACCCTCCCAACCTTCATCTTCCGGACGACGTACCACAAGGCATTCTCAGACAAAGTGATGTGTGTCATGGAGTACGCTCCAGTGTCCGGTTACCAGACCGCCATCGAGGTGTCCATCGCTACCTTCCGCTTTGCCGCCGGCTTCCTGGTCCCCTTCGTGGTGATTGCCACCTGCTACAGCCTGGTCCTGGCCCGTGTCCACAGGAGCCGTTTCACCCGCTCTCGCAAGACCATTAAGGTCGTTCTTGTGGTGATTGTCGGCTTCTTCGTATGCTGGCTCCCCTACCACGTGGTGGGGCTGATTCTGGCTGCCCACAAGCCCAGCATGAGCCTGTTCATAGGCGCCTCTAAGGTCGACCCCCTGATTGTGGGCCTGGCCTACATCAACAGCTGCCTCAACCCCATCATCTATGTCATCATGGGCCAGGACTTCAAAGACCGGTTCCAGCGCTCGCTGAAGTCCATCCTCCGCAACGTGCTGAGCGAGGATTCGCTCCACTCCACGGCTGATAGCAGGAAGAAGACCAAATCCACGCTGGAGACCAAGTCCACGATGGAGGAGCGGAGCACTGGGGTGTGA
- the INAFM1 gene encoding putative transmembrane protein INAFM1, producing MKQREGDWPGQPVPPSYAGDRPRGGGKLLLGGGRAPPRWLRVATVCAYFLCVSLAALLLVIYYGLVWAPRGPGAENGTAPGPKAPRLCNHSGPGQLLQAAAAKGAPGAGPRPAQEERRGQQGPAGRTGWRGRDGTH from the coding sequence ATGAAGCAGCGGGAGGGAGACTGGCCCGGGCAGCCGGTGCCCCCCAGCTACGCCGGGGATCGGCCGCGGGGGGGCGGGAAGCTGCTCctgggggggggccgggccccCCCGCGCTGGCTGCGCGTCGCCACCGTCTGCGCCTATTTCCTCTGCGTCTCGCTGGCCGCGCTGCTCCTGGTGATTTACTACGGGCTGGTGTGGGCGCCGCGGGGCCCCGGCGCGGAGAACGGCACCGCGCCCGGCCCGAAGGCCCCGCGGCTCTGCAACCACAGCGGGCCCGGGCAGCTGCTGCAGGCGGCGGCGGCGAAGGGGGCCCCGGGGGCCGGCCCGCGGCCCGCGCAGGAGGAGAGGCGAGGGCAGCAGGGCCCCGCGGGGCGCACGGGCTGGAGAGGCCGCGACGGGACCCACTGA
- the CCDC9 gene encoding coiled-coil domain-containing protein 9 isoform X2 has translation MWGPATWWSGRSAAGGAAGTEPPGPAQEMSATLDLKSKEEKDAELDKRIEALRKKNEALIKRYQEIEEDRKKAEQEGIAVTGSRRPRHSEGEPERKRADKDISITVQVLLSPGEKRVVSDRKSPGAPKASRGPGPRGVGRVGPYPSSRSPWAEQPDLSVWEGAGGGGGDGPSLAGRGRRPRGRGTAGAVTAAGEGGPDRKSKEWEERRRQNIEKMNEEMEKIAEYERNQRDGLQEKNPVRNFLDDPRRSGSFQEADRKEGSRRHVRNWGGPDFDKVKTGMEREKEWHAPGRRPGPKSGGPLDMTLSMTGRERAEYMRWKKEREQIDQERLARHRKPTGQWCREWDAEKTDTMFKEGCGTAPEPDPGARRDENKLPPKPPTFGEFLSEHRAERRRKGRGRPAPTKPYSMHDNRWEEKDEGPVAEELDPRHEELQAEGLAPQLPPETQQPPDEDEDQWEDVSEEDDEGHLGSSGEEEEVPPVGSPKAPRALKVGRGPAPKLDMPPPGAHGGLSKALSPFSPAEGYQPVSDWGEEMELNSPRGSVGDSALQGPGPAPQAQGAGPPGESAGPSPPAAEPGGHPGRWGTAEPAEAGRQEEPARAGESMMLAAPGSTERRELATPAAGSLEELGVPAMQGAKEALSQLEAELAPGVVQITDVERDNGEP, from the exons ATGTGGGGCCCAGCCACGtggtggagtgggaggagcgCGGCAGGGGGAGCGGCGGGGACAG agccgcccggcccggcccaggaGATG TCGGCCACGCTGGACCTGAAGTCAAAGGAGGAGAAGGACGCAGAGCTGGACAAGCGCATTGAGGCGCTGCGCAAGAAGAACGAGGCGCTCATCAAGCGCTACCAg GAGATCGAAGAGGATCGGAAGAAGGCGGAGCAGGAAGGCATCGCGGTGACGGGCTCACGCCGGCCGCGCCACTCCGAGGGGGAGCCTGAGAGGAAGCGGGCGGACAAGGACATCTCCATCACTGTCCAGGTCTTGCTGTCCCCCGGG GAGAAGCGTGTGGTCAGTGACAGGAAGTCCCCCGGCGCGCCCAAGGCCAGCCGTGGCCCCGGTCCCCGGGGCGTGGGGCGGGTCGGCCCGTACCCCTCCAGCCGGTCGCCGTGGGCGGAGCAGCCTGACCTGTCTgtctgggaaggggcaggaggtggtggaggggaTGGGCCGTCTCTGGCCGGGCGAGGGCGCAGGCCGCGGGGCCGAGGAACGGCTGGCGCGGTCACGGCGGCAGGAGAAGGAGGTCCTGATAGGAAATCCAAG gagtgggaggagcgaaGGCGGCAGAACATCGAGAAGATGAACGAGGAGATGGAGAAGATTGCGGAGTATGAGCGGAACCAGCGG gACGGGCTGCAGGAGAAGAACCCGGTGCGAAATTTCCTGGATGACCCGCGGCGCAGTGGCTCCTTCCAGGAGGCCGACCGCAAGGAGGGGAGCCGGCGGCACGTCCGCAACTGGGGGGGGCCCGACTTTGACAAGGTCAAGACAGGCATGGAGCGGGAGAAGGAGTGGCATGCCCCG ggccgCCGGCCAGGCCCCAAGAGCGGGGGGCCGCTGGACATGACGCTGTCCATGACGGGCCGGGAGCGGGCCGAGTACATGCGCTGGAAGAAGGAGCGGGAGCAGATAGACCAGGAGCGGCTGGCTCGGCACCGCAAGCCCACGGGCCAGTGGTGCCGGGAGTGGGACGCCGAGAAGACGGACACCAT GTTTAAGGAGGGTTGTGGCACAGCACCGGAACCAGACCCGGGCGCCAGGCGTG ACGAGAACAAGCTCCCCCCCAAGCCGCCCACCTTCGGGGAGTTCCTGTCCGAGCACCGGGCCGAGCGCAGGAGGAAGGGCCGGGGCCGACCCGCGCCCACCAAGCCCTACAG CATGCACGACAACCGGTGGGAGGAAAAGGATGAGGGGCCGGTGGCTGAGGAGCTCGACCCCCGCCATGAGGAGCTGCag GCGGAGGGGCtggccccccagctgccccctgagACCCAGCAGCCCCCCGATGAGGATGAGGACCAGTGGGAGGATGTCAGTGAGGAGGATGATGAAGGCCATCTCGGCTCGTCgggcgaggaggaggaggtgccccCCGTGGGATCCCCAAAAGCCCCACGGGCCCTGAAGGTTGGGCGGGGCCCAGCCCCCAAGCTGGACATGCCACCACCTGGAGCCCATGGAGGACTGAGCAAAGCCCtcagccccttctccccagctgAGGGCTACCAGCCTGTCTCAGACTGGGGCGAAGAGATGGAGCTGAACTCGCCCCGGGGCAGTGTGGGGGACAGTGCCCTGCAgggccctggccccgccccccaggcacagggggcagggccccCTGGAGAGTCTGCAG GGCCGAGCCCCCCAGCTGCGGAGCCAGGCGGGCACCCGGGCAGGTGGGGCACGGCCGAGCCCGCGGAGGCCGGACGGCAGGAGGAGCCGGCACGGGCGGGGGAATCGATGATGCTAGCAGCCCCTGGCAGCACGGAGAGGCGGGAGCTGGCCACCCCCGCAGCTGGGAGCCTTGAGGAGCTGGGGGTTCCTGCAATGCaag gaGCCAAGGAGGCCCTGAGCCAGCTGGAGGCGGAGCTGGCACCGGGCGTGGTGCAAATCACAGACGTGGAGCGG GATAATGGAGAGCCCTGA